In Pedobacter sp. WC2423, the following are encoded in one genomic region:
- a CDS encoding DinB family protein, which translates to MNRPQPNEYPAWALTYIEKVNSDIIELLERQADEFPDFLNTLTAKADYAYAQGKWTLKEMAGHIIDTERILVYRLTCFSRLEQTALPGFEEDDYVANAHFSDRDLNSFAEEFSLLRKANLYLFKSLNDHELKRSGTASERQISVRALLYVIAGHLMHHTQIINERYL; encoded by the coding sequence ATGAACCGACCTCAACCAAACGAATACCCGGCATGGGCATTGACTTACATTGAAAAAGTTAATAGTGATATTATTGAACTCTTAGAACGTCAGGCTGATGAGTTTCCAGATTTTTTAAACACATTGACCGCTAAGGCAGATTATGCTTATGCACAAGGCAAATGGACGCTCAAAGAGATGGCAGGGCATATTATTGATACAGAAAGAATTTTAGTTTACCGCTTAACCTGTTTTTCCCGTCTGGAGCAAACTGCTTTACCAGGTTTTGAGGAAGATGATTATGTAGCGAATGCACATTTTTCAGACCGCGATCTGAACAGCTTTGCAGAAGAATTCAGCTTGCTCAGAAAAGCGAACCTGTACTTATTTAAATCATTGAATGATCATGAGCTGAAACGCAGCGGAACGGCTTCTGAAAGACAAATCTCTGTGCGTGCTTTACTGTATGTGATTGCCGGACATTTAATGCACCATACACAAATTATTAACGAAAGATACTTATGA
- a CDS encoding neutral zinc metallopeptidase, with amino-acid sequence MKWFGKGSDNVEDARGSSGGKTLLGGGIGLIVVLVGMFFGTDLTGLVSQLPLGETQQTEVKKGSNTDPELKFVSGVLESTEQVWDEEFSKMGKTYEHPKLTVFNGSVESACGRADAAVGPFYCPGDHKVYIDLSFYTELKDRFGAAGDFAQAYVVAHEVGHHVQNLLGISEKLERARGSLSKTEYNKLSVKLELQADFFAGLWANHAKKLKDFELDPGDLEEALTAANAIGDDKLQQQSSGQVVPDAFTHGTSAQRMYWFKKGFDTGDINQGDTFTSNQL; translated from the coding sequence ATGAAATGGTTCGGTAAGGGTAGTGATAATGTAGAAGATGCAAGAGGTTCCTCTGGTGGGAAAACGTTGTTAGGTGGTGGTATTGGCCTGATTGTCGTGCTTGTGGGCATGTTTTTTGGTACTGACCTTACCGGCCTGGTTTCTCAGCTGCCTTTGGGCGAAACTCAGCAGACTGAAGTTAAAAAAGGATCAAATACTGATCCTGAACTGAAATTTGTAAGTGGTGTACTGGAATCTACAGAACAGGTCTGGGATGAAGAATTCAGCAAAATGGGTAAAACTTATGAGCACCCTAAACTTACGGTATTTAATGGAAGTGTAGAGTCTGCTTGTGGTCGTGCAGATGCTGCGGTAGGCCCCTTTTATTGCCCCGGAGACCATAAAGTATATATTGACCTTAGTTTCTATACAGAACTGAAAGATCGCTTTGGTGCGGCAGGAGATTTCGCACAGGCTTATGTGGTAGCGCATGAAGTAGGCCATCATGTACAAAACTTATTAGGAATATCTGAGAAACTGGAACGCGCACGAGGATCGTTATCCAAAACGGAATATAATAAGCTTTCTGTCAAGCTGGAATTACAGGCCGACTTTTTTGCTGGTTTGTGGGCTAATCATGCCAAAAAACTTAAGGATTTTGAATTAGATCCCGGAGATTTAGAGGAGGCACTGACTGCTGCAAATGCAATTGGTGATGATAAACTGCAACAACAATCCAGCGGACAGGTTGTTCCGGATGCTTTTACGCACGGGACTTCTGCGCAAAGAATGTATTGGTTCAAAAAAGGATTTGATACCGGAGATATAAACCAGGGAGATACCTTTACCAGTAATCAGCTTTAA
- a CDS encoding TolC family protein, protein MSCFALLLPGMLYAQNVKKLTLQEAIQLGIENSKNLKLSQNKIEEAMAKLEVTKDNSLPTAKASVLYNHAEIPAHELVLDGGSPIFLPKRADAFVGTASVQQLVYGGGKMRYARESTKLLADVARLDADKNQEEVTYAVIDTYYSLYKVAQSKKVVAQNLASVASQLKQSQRFFEQGIVTKNDVLRFQLQQANITLTDLDIESNRKIINYNLDILLGLPEDTQIDITDPSTGQKDAAPLSAYIDQALAYRQELRQLDLQNKVAEIDIKSVKANATPTFGIGADVYYINPNGSLLPKSNNYIMPMTASATLSWNIGTLWTNKHKVTEARVQQKSIGIQKDIQSDNVKTEINRNYQTYQVAKNKIKVLETSIDQATENDRLLESKYKNNVASAIDRIDAETLLYQAKINLELAKADAGLAYYTLLKSTGKISQ, encoded by the coding sequence ATGAGTTGCTTCGCTCTCCTGCTGCCAGGCATGCTCTATGCACAGAACGTGAAAAAACTGACGCTGCAGGAGGCGATTCAGTTAGGGATAGAAAACAGCAAGAACCTGAAGCTTTCTCAGAATAAAATTGAAGAAGCAATGGCAAAACTGGAAGTCACGAAAGATAATTCTCTTCCTACAGCTAAAGCAAGTGTACTCTATAATCACGCAGAAATTCCTGCCCATGAATTGGTTTTAGACGGCGGCAGCCCGATATTCCTTCCTAAACGCGCTGATGCCTTTGTAGGTACAGCCTCAGTACAACAGCTGGTTTATGGCGGTGGTAAGATGAGATATGCGAGAGAGAGTACTAAATTACTTGCTGATGTTGCCCGCCTGGATGCAGATAAAAACCAGGAAGAAGTAACTTATGCGGTGATCGATACTTACTACTCCCTGTATAAGGTAGCTCAAAGTAAAAAGGTTGTCGCACAAAATTTAGCTTCTGTTGCAAGTCAGCTGAAACAATCACAACGCTTTTTTGAGCAAGGGATCGTGACTAAAAACGATGTATTAAGATTCCAGCTGCAACAGGCAAATATTACTTTGACAGATCTGGACATTGAGAGCAACCGTAAGATCATCAATTACAACCTGGACATCCTTTTAGGCTTACCAGAAGATACACAGATTGATATTACAGACCCTTCAACCGGTCAGAAAGATGCTGCTCCACTGAGTGCTTACATTGATCAGGCATTAGCTTACCGTCAGGAATTAAGACAACTGGACTTACAAAATAAAGTTGCAGAGATTGATATCAAATCGGTCAAAGCAAATGCAACTCCAACTTTTGGTATCGGCGCAGACGTTTACTACATCAATCCTAACGGAAGCCTGTTACCAAAATCAAATAATTATATCATGCCAATGACCGCCAGTGCTACCCTTTCGTGGAACATTGGTACCCTGTGGACTAATAAACATAAGGTAACAGAAGCAAGAGTTCAGCAGAAAAGCATCGGTATTCAGAAAGACATTCAATCTGATAACGTAAAAACGGAGATCAACAGAAACTACCAGACTTACCAGGTGGCTAAAAACAAAATCAAAGTACTGGAAACTTCCATCGATCAGGCAACTGAAAATGACAGGTTACTGGAATCAAAATACAAGAACAACGTAGCCTCTGCAATAGACAGAATTGATGCTGAAACCCTTTTATACCAGGCAAAGATCAATTTAGAGCTTGCAAAAGCTGATGCAGGCCTCGCCTATTATACTTTATTAAAATCAACAGGAAAAATTTCTCAATAA
- a CDS encoding ATP-binding protein, whose product MILIVDDTPENLISLKKVLERHNFEVDTASSGEEALKKVLKTAYVLIILDVQMPGMDGFEVAEAIAGYSKAKETAIIFLSAANTELSFITKGYSSGGLDYITKPVDINILLLKVKTFYRIYEQSRKLIEIQKTLLEEIEFRKRAERKKDEFISIASHELKTPLTSVKGYVQLLERSVDKGDIPTVKKHLKKAQLQLDKLSDLIADLLDISKIESGKLKFNKQYFNLNTLLDNILEVIHQSNPEFTIIKNGHVPGEIFADEMRIEQVVVNFLTNAIKYAPGTTEVHINVTVADDRVTVAVRDFGIGIEPEQQKNVFDKFYRVEETSIHFQGLGIGLYISAEIIGRHGGTVGVNSILGEGSEFYFNIPLISTTETA is encoded by the coding sequence ATGATCCTAATTGTAGACGATACACCAGAGAATCTGATCTCGCTAAAAAAAGTTCTCGAAAGACACAATTTTGAAGTCGATACAGCTTCCTCAGGAGAAGAGGCTTTGAAAAAAGTGCTTAAAACGGCTTACGTATTAATCATATTAGATGTTCAGATGCCTGGGATGGATGGTTTTGAAGTTGCAGAAGCCATTGCAGGATACAGTAAGGCGAAAGAAACGGCTATTATCTTTTTATCAGCCGCAAATACTGAACTCAGCTTTATCACTAAAGGTTATTCTTCTGGCGGCCTGGATTATATTACCAAGCCTGTAGATATCAATATTCTGCTTTTAAAGGTAAAAACCTTTTACAGAATCTATGAACAAAGCAGAAAACTCATAGAGATTCAGAAAACGCTGCTTGAAGAAATAGAATTCAGAAAAAGAGCAGAAAGAAAAAAAGATGAATTTATCAGTATTGCCAGTCATGAGTTAAAGACCCCTTTAACCAGTGTAAAGGGATATGTGCAATTATTGGAAAGAAGTGTCGACAAGGGAGATATTCCAACGGTAAAAAAGCATTTAAAGAAAGCTCAGTTGCAACTGGATAAGCTGAGTGACCTGATTGCTGATTTGCTTGATATTTCTAAAATTGAAAGCGGAAAACTGAAGTTTAATAAACAATACTTCAATCTGAATACTTTGCTGGATAACATTTTAGAAGTAATCCATCAATCTAATCCTGAATTTACCATTATAAAAAATGGACATGTCCCTGGTGAAATCTTTGCAGATGAAATGCGGATTGAGCAGGTGGTGGTGAATTTTCTGACCAATGCCATTAAATATGCTCCTGGAACAACAGAAGTCCATATTAATGTGACAGTAGCAGATGACCGGGTAACGGTAGCGGTGAGAGATTTCGGAATTGGTATTGAGCCAGAGCAGCAAAAGAATGTCTTTGATAAATTTTACCGGGTAGAGGAAACATCTATCCATTTCCAGGGCTTAGGAATTGGTTTATATATTTCTGCCGAAATTATCGGCAGACATGGCGGCACAGTAGGTGTAAATAGTATTTTAGGAGAGGGATCTGAATTTTACTTCAATATTCCTTTAATTTCAACAACAGAGACAGCTTAA
- a CDS encoding DUF2911 domain-containing protein, with protein sequence MKKLNLLIVMALFAFTVNAQEVKFPGLDTSPADIAYFPLNTTKVKKGEDAAPLIKVIYSRPSVKGREIFGKQEAFGKVWRLGANESTEIRFFKPVVIGGKEIPVGAYSLFAIPEQDKWVVIVNKQTDRWGAYTYDETKDVVRVTVPVKPLTTVVEALAITFTPNASGANLIIGWDKTSVEVPVTIK encoded by the coding sequence ATGAAGAAGCTCAATCTGCTGATTGTAATGGCATTATTTGCTTTTACAGTAAATGCGCAAGAAGTTAAGTTCCCGGGGCTGGATACCAGCCCGGCAGATATTGCTTATTTCCCTTTAAATACAACTAAGGTTAAAAAAGGAGAAGATGCTGCACCGTTAATCAAAGTAATTTATTCAAGACCTTCTGTAAAGGGGCGTGAAATCTTTGGTAAACAGGAAGCTTTTGGAAAAGTATGGAGATTAGGTGCTAATGAAAGCACTGAAATCAGATTTTTCAAACCAGTAGTTATTGGCGGCAAAGAAATTCCTGTCGGTGCTTATAGCTTGTTTGCTATTCCTGAACAAGATAAATGGGTGGTGATTGTCAATAAGCAAACTGACCGCTGGGGAGCATATACTTATGATGAAACCAAAGACGTAGTCAGAGTAACAGTTCCTGTTAAGCCTTTAACCACAGTTGTGGAAGCTTTAGCAATTACTTTTACACCAAATGCATCAGGTGCGAATTTAATTATCGGATGGGACAAGACATCAGTTGAAGTACCAGTAACGATTAAATAA
- a CDS encoding HAMP domain-containing sensor histidine kinase, protein MNPYEKKRRWKFFLLIFAIVIGTASVFYSDFFVKKMEREEQVQFQLYVKVTEQSLVMYDDDRFTDLIETITKNTKLPVIMTDGDGLINSYQGLDSAKTNYGVEKQYKKTYDPAYFERELRQMKLQHPGTPIIGLDGKIWHIYHKDSFILTQLRYFPFIQLGVIGLFLLTAYVAFSSARRSEQDQVWVGMAKETAHQLGTPISSLMAWIELMKSRFNAEDDPLIAEMENDLKRLEVITDRFSKIGSKPVLEDHVVYSVISNFIQYFQLRTSDKVIFTITGDDQVRAMLNIPLFDWVTENLLKNAANAIENEGHITVNIIEHLAKEEVFIDITDTGKGIPRSKFDAVFQPGYTTRKRGWGLGLSLTKRIVENYHSGQIFVKDSELGKGTTFRIILKSSIKYEPTSTKRIPGMGIDLH, encoded by the coding sequence ATGAATCCTTACGAAAAAAAACGCCGCTGGAAGTTCTTCCTCCTTATTTTTGCGATTGTAATCGGAACCGCATCGGTGTTCTACAGTGACTTTTTCGTTAAAAAGATGGAGCGCGAAGAACAAGTTCAGTTTCAGCTTTATGTCAAAGTAACCGAACAGTCTTTAGTCATGTATGATGATGACCGCTTTACTGATCTGATCGAAACAATTACGAAAAACACCAAACTCCCGGTAATTATGACCGACGGAGATGGACTGATCAATTCCTACCAGGGACTGGATTCCGCAAAAACAAACTATGGCGTAGAAAAACAGTACAAAAAAACGTACGATCCTGCCTATTTTGAAAGAGAGCTGAGGCAAATGAAATTACAGCATCCCGGCACACCAATTATTGGCCTGGACGGCAAAATATGGCACATTTACCATAAAGACTCCTTTATTTTAACCCAGCTGCGCTATTTTCCATTTATTCAGCTTGGGGTAATCGGCCTCTTTTTACTAACAGCCTATGTGGCTTTCAGTTCTGCAAGACGTTCTGAACAAGATCAGGTATGGGTTGGGATGGCGAAAGAAACAGCACATCAGCTGGGAACTCCTATTTCTTCACTCATGGCCTGGATAGAACTCATGAAATCCCGCTTCAATGCCGAAGATGACCCATTAATTGCTGAAATGGAGAATGACCTCAAAAGACTGGAAGTCATTACAGACCGGTTTTCCAAGATCGGCTCGAAACCTGTACTGGAAGATCATGTCGTTTATTCTGTCATCAGCAATTTCATCCAGTATTTCCAGTTAAGGACTTCTGACAAAGTGATTTTCACCATCACCGGTGATGACCAGGTACGTGCCATGCTAAATATTCCTTTATTTGACTGGGTGACAGAAAACCTGCTTAAAAATGCAGCCAATGCCATTGAGAATGAAGGACACATTACGGTCAATATTATTGAACATCTGGCAAAAGAAGAAGTATTCATAGACATTACAGATACAGGAAAAGGTATTCCGAGATCTAAGTTTGATGCTGTTTTCCAACCCGGTTATACCACAAGAAAAAGAGGCTGGGGACTTGGACTATCCTTAACCAAAAGAATTGTAGAAAATTATCATAGTGGTCAGATCTTCGTCAAAGACTCTGAATTAGGCAAAGGGACCACATTTCGAATCATCCTAAAAAGCAGTATTAAATATGAACCGACCTCAACCAAACGAATACCCGGCATGGGCATTGACTTACATTGA
- a CDS encoding TetR/AcrR family transcriptional regulator — protein MEKPDKRTSILIAAQKLFSELGYEGTSTRQIAKESGANMSMINYYFGSKEGVFIEVINDRIKGFKAQLLSIDEDSILPLEKLMKVIEGYAHRILSDIPFHKMMYREISLAQRPEMCLQLRDAMTGNMQVIENIINNGVADGSFRQVDTRMLMASIMGTITSVATMPNKITQGSTLDINIPKDKEILTDRLIAHLQDLVTTYLTPQK, from the coding sequence ATGGAAAAGCCAGACAAAAGAACAAGTATATTAATAGCTGCTCAAAAATTGTTTTCTGAGTTAGGGTATGAAGGAACTTCAACCCGCCAGATTGCAAAAGAATCAGGGGCAAATATGTCTATGATCAATTATTACTTCGGATCTAAAGAAGGTGTCTTTATCGAAGTAATCAATGATAGAATTAAAGGGTTCAAAGCCCAGTTATTGAGTATTGATGAAGACAGCATCCTCCCACTGGAGAAACTAATGAAAGTAATTGAAGGATATGCCCATAGAATCCTTTCAGATATCCCTTTTCATAAAATGATGTACAGAGAGATCTCCTTAGCACAACGTCCCGAAATGTGTCTTCAATTAAGAGACGCGATGACCGGAAATATGCAGGTCATTGAAAACATCATTAACAATGGGGTGGCTGACGGCTCATTCAGACAAGTAGATACCCGGATGCTCATGGCATCAATTATGGGTACCATCACCAGTGTAGCTACTATGCCAAATAAAATCACACAAGGCTCTACACTGGACATTAACATCCCAAAAGACAAAGAAATTTTAACCGACCGCTTAATCGCACATCTGCAAGATTTGGTCACCACCTATTTAACACCCCAGAAATGA
- the gltX gene encoding glutamate--tRNA ligase, producing the protein MEKKVRVRFAPSPTGGLHLGGVRTALFNYLFAKKHKGTFVLRVEDTDQTRFVAGAEEYIASCLAWCGILPDESPQVGGEFAPYRQSERKPTYKQYADQLIADGFAYYAFDTPEELDAKRKEIPNFLYGLSSRMGMRNSLTLSEQEVDVLLKNNTPHVVRIKMPADEQVSFIDMIRGLVTFETNLVDDKVLLKADGMPTYHLAVVADDKAMKISHIFRGEEWLPSAPVHILLWKYLGWEDEMPNWAHLPLILKPDGNGKLSKRDGDRLGFPVYAQNWTDPKTGDVTRGFKELGFMPEAFVNLLAMLGWNDGTDQELFTMDELIEKFSVERISKAGAKFDFEKAKWYNHEWIKQTDAADLLDIVKQEFAAREIILTDDNFVLKVIGLIKDRCNLLTDFVAQSEYFFNAPASYDLPAVQSKWSAEKAAFFTAYIPMLEDGSTALVLEDKFKALAAEHNLKPGELMLPFRIMLVGGKFGPGVFDIAVTLGAKNTESRILAALAAFA; encoded by the coding sequence ATGGAAAAGAAAGTTAGAGTAAGATTTGCGCCCAGTCCGACAGGGGGCCTTCATTTAGGCGGTGTACGCACGGCTTTATTTAATTATTTATTCGCCAAAAAACACAAGGGTACATTTGTATTGCGTGTAGAGGATACGGATCAGACCCGTTTTGTAGCCGGAGCAGAGGAATATATTGCTTCATGCCTGGCCTGGTGTGGCATTCTTCCTGATGAAAGTCCGCAGGTTGGTGGTGAATTTGCACCTTACCGTCAGAGTGAACGTAAACCAACTTACAAGCAGTATGCTGATCAGTTAATTGCTGATGGGTTTGCTTATTATGCTTTTGATACTCCTGAAGAATTAGATGCCAAACGTAAAGAGATTCCTAATTTTCTATACGGTCTGTCTTCCAGAATGGGGATGAGAAATTCGTTAACCCTTTCTGAGCAGGAGGTTGATGTCCTTTTGAAAAATAATACGCCACATGTTGTCCGCATCAAAATGCCGGCAGATGAGCAGGTGTCTTTTATAGATATGATTCGCGGACTGGTTACTTTTGAAACCAATCTGGTTGATGATAAAGTGCTTTTAAAAGCGGATGGAATGCCTACGTATCATCTGGCTGTGGTCGCTGATGATAAAGCGATGAAAATCAGCCACATTTTCAGAGGCGAAGAATGGTTGCCTTCAGCACCAGTTCATATTTTATTATGGAAATACCTGGGCTGGGAAGATGAAATGCCAAACTGGGCACATTTACCGCTGATTTTAAAACCAGATGGAAACGGTAAGTTAAGTAAACGTGATGGTGACCGTTTAGGTTTCCCTGTTTATGCACAGAACTGGACAGACCCTAAAACCGGAGACGTGACCAGAGGTTTCAAAGAACTGGGTTTTATGCCTGAAGCTTTTGTAAACTTACTGGCGATGTTAGGCTGGAATGATGGAACAGATCAGGAGCTTTTCACTATGGATGAGCTGATTGAGAAGTTTTCTGTCGAAAGAATCAGTAAAGCAGGGGCTAAATTTGACTTTGAAAAGGCTAAATGGTATAATCATGAATGGATTAAGCAGACTGATGCTGCCGATTTGCTGGATATAGTTAAACAGGAGTTTGCTGCCAGAGAAATCATTTTGACGGATGATAATTTTGTTCTGAAAGTGATTGGACTGATCAAAGACAGATGTAATTTGTTAACTGATTTTGTTGCACAAAGTGAGTATTTCTTTAACGCGCCAGCTTCGTATGATCTGCCTGCGGTACAAAGTAAATGGTCGGCTGAGAAGGCGGCTTTCTTTACGGCATATATTCCGATGCTTGAGGATGGATCAACAGCTTTGGTACTGGAAGATAAATTCAAAGCTTTAGCGGCAGAACATAACCTGAAACCAGGAGAATTAATGCTGCCATTCCGGATTATGCTGGTTGGCGGAAAATTTGGCCCTGGTGTTTTTGATATTGCAGTAACTTTGGGTGCTAAAAATACAGAAAGCCGTATTTTAGCAGCCCTGGCGGCTTTTGCATAA
- a CDS encoding hotdog fold thioesterase has protein sequence MIWFTEFTPDQLNNRPKNHLGGLLAIQFTAIGENSVTATMPVDERTHQPAGILHGGASVVLAETLGSIASFMCIDPELYQAVGLEINANHLRPVKSGKVTGICTVIHKGAKTHIWDIKIYDDRGKMNCISRLTVAIIPKAR, from the coding sequence ATGATCTGGTTTACTGAATTTACCCCGGACCAGCTTAACAACAGGCCAAAAAACCATTTGGGCGGGCTTTTAGCTATTCAATTTACAGCGATTGGTGAGAATTCGGTAACCGCGACCATGCCTGTAGATGAGCGTACTCATCAGCCTGCCGGAATATTGCATGGAGGAGCCTCCGTAGTACTTGCAGAAACACTGGGCAGTATTGCCTCTTTCATGTGTATAGATCCTGAATTATACCAGGCTGTAGGGCTTGAAATTAATGCCAATCACTTACGTCCGGTTAAAAGCGGAAAAGTTACCGGAATTTGTACTGTTATTCATAAAGGTGCAAAAACACATATCTGGGACATCAAAATTTATGATGACAGAGGGAAAATGAATTGCATCAGCCGTTTAACAGTTGCTATTATTCCTAAAGCAAGATAA
- a CDS encoding Crp/Fnr family transcriptional regulator — protein sequence MQNTLKSIKSIYPLKEMHLNLLLKELKEVEFPKGHQIISAGKVERSLYFIESGVARAYVDGKDNRITFWFGMEGDIILSYHSYINNTPGYESIELLENCRLYELKTEALEALYNTHTELANWGRKLAELILIKTEESYIGRLFKPAKERYVDLLQTDPLLIQRIPLGHIASYLGVTQVTLSRIRAEIK from the coding sequence TTGCAAAATACCCTGAAGTCCATAAAAAGCATTTATCCGTTAAAGGAAATGCATCTGAATCTGCTGCTGAAAGAATTAAAAGAAGTGGAATTTCCTAAAGGTCATCAGATTATCAGTGCCGGAAAAGTAGAGCGCTCTTTATATTTTATAGAAAGCGGGGTTGCACGTGCTTATGTGGATGGCAAAGACAACCGCATCACCTTCTGGTTTGGCATGGAGGGTGATATTATTCTTTCCTACCATAGCTATATTAACAATACACCTGGTTATGAAAGTATAGAGCTGCTGGAAAACTGCAGGCTCTACGAATTGAAGACTGAAGCTTTGGAAGCTTTATATAATACACATACAGAACTGGCCAACTGGGGCAGAAAACTGGCAGAACTTATCTTGATTAAAACCGAGGAATCTTACATCGGGCGTTTGTTTAAGCCAGCTAAAGAGCGCTATGTTGATCTGCTGCAAACAGACCCGCTATTGATTCAGCGGATTCCTTTAGGTCATATTGCCTCTTATCTTGGGGTTACACAGGTTACTTTAAGCCGAATCAGGGCAGAGATCAAATAA
- a CDS encoding multidrug efflux SMR transporter codes for MNWIILIIAGLFEVGFTTSLKLSNNFSNLKWSIAFFACITLSFLFLNKATQTLPMGTAYAVWTGIGAVGTVIVGILYFDEPANFWRIFFIATLIGSILGLKFFAGSAH; via the coding sequence ATGAACTGGATTATTTTGATTATTGCGGGTTTATTTGAGGTTGGATTTACCACCAGTCTTAAGCTTTCCAATAACTTCTCTAACCTTAAATGGAGTATAGCTTTCTTTGCTTGTATTACCTTAAGTTTTTTATTTCTAAATAAGGCCACTCAGACTTTACCAATGGGTACAGCTTATGCCGTATGGACTGGCATTGGGGCTGTTGGAACAGTTATCGTAGGTATTTTATACTTTGACGAACCAGCAAACTTCTGGAGAATCTTTTTTATCGCAACTTTAATTGGCTCTATTCTGGGCTTGAAATTCTTTGCAGGAAGCGCACATTAA
- a CDS encoding HlyD family secretion protein has translation MTTESTTEATIEPKKKSKVVPIILAVLIVIGAVFGVKEYMYYSKHVDTDDAQIDGDISPVVARVGGYVNEIKFEENTKVTEGQVLVSLDDRDYKLKLEQAMAGQKGADAGVGVSQAQIVATSANTGTAKANIESAKVKLWQAQKDFDRYANLIKDGSITQQQFDQAKATRDVAQATYNAAKDQYTVALKQIGTTKSQLAVSSNGVSQRQSDVDFAKLQLSYTEIKAPATGIVSKKSIQKGQLVQAGQSLFSIVNENSLYVTANFKETQLEEIRAGLKVEVEVDAFPDQKIPGEVYNFSPVTGAKGSLLPPDNATGNFVKVVQRVPVKIKLKASKEMLEKLRPGMSVKVSVTTKD, from the coding sequence ATGACTACAGAATCAACAACAGAAGCGACAATTGAACCTAAAAAGAAAAGTAAAGTTGTCCCTATAATATTAGCTGTGCTAATCGTTATAGGCGCCGTATTTGGCGTGAAAGAATATATGTACTACAGCAAACACGTAGATACCGATGATGCCCAGATTGATGGCGATATCAGCCCGGTAGTTGCACGTGTTGGCGGGTATGTCAATGAGATCAAATTTGAAGAAAACACTAAAGTTACTGAAGGCCAGGTATTAGTATCCTTAGACGACAGGGACTATAAATTGAAATTGGAACAAGCAATGGCAGGTCAGAAAGGTGCCGATGCTGGTGTTGGTGTTTCACAAGCTCAGATCGTTGCCACTTCAGCAAATACAGGAACTGCTAAAGCCAATATCGAATCTGCTAAAGTAAAATTATGGCAGGCACAAAAAGATTTTGACCGTTATGCGAACCTGATTAAAGACGGGTCAATCACTCAACAGCAATTTGACCAGGCTAAAGCAACAAGAGATGTTGCACAGGCTACTTATAATGCGGCAAAAGATCAATATACAGTTGCCCTTAAACAAATCGGTACGACAAAATCTCAGCTTGCAGTAAGCAGTAATGGTGTATCTCAACGTCAATCTGATGTTGACTTTGCCAAATTGCAATTATCTTATACGGAGATTAAAGCCCCTGCAACAGGTATCGTTTCTAAGAAAAGTATCCAAAAAGGTCAGTTAGTTCAGGCAGGACAGTCTTTATTCTCTATTGTGAATGAAAACAGCCTGTATGTAACTGCAAACTTTAAAGAAACACAATTAGAAGAAATCCGCGCTGGTTTGAAAGTGGAAGTTGAAGTTGATGCTTTCCCGGATCAGAAAATCCCAGGTGAAGTTTATAACTTCTCTCCTGTTACAGGAGCAAAAGGTTCTCTTCTTCCTCCAGACAATGCAACAGGTAACTTTGTAAAAGTTGTTCAGCGTGTCCCTGTTAAAATTAAACTTAAGGCCTCAAAAGAAATGCTGGAAAAATTACGTCCGGGTATGAGTGTTAAAGTTTCTGTAACTACAAAAGACTAA